A genomic window from Aquipuribacter nitratireducens includes:
- a CDS encoding GNAT family N-acetyltransferase: MGTVPTIDTIRRLEAVQVAVVRTLVDGLVATGCTEPVPTAVPLGSGCLVVTGPRRYVNRAVGVTLEELGPVDVEAIVRHYADAGLTPAVEVSSWAPATTVAALGAAGFVPAWCRSVLAVDVRDVVADPPSPGPGGRSVEVVAVGDDTALAACAADVMVDETLRAGGDRTTSDEFMAADFSSPGATQLLATLDGEPVGCGSLWVVEDAGTRTGWLGAAATVPSARGRGVQTALVRHRLRLAAAAGCDLAAATASVGSTSSRVLSRCGFGLVQDQWVVQRA, translated from the coding sequence GTGGGTACCGTGCCGACCATCGACACGATCCGGCGGCTCGAGGCGGTCCAGGTCGCCGTCGTCCGCACGCTGGTCGACGGGCTGGTCGCGACGGGGTGCACGGAGCCCGTCCCGACCGCCGTGCCTCTCGGGAGCGGCTGCCTGGTGGTCACTGGCCCACGGCGGTACGTGAACCGCGCGGTCGGGGTGACGCTCGAGGAGCTGGGTCCCGTCGACGTCGAGGCCATCGTGCGGCACTACGCGGACGCGGGCCTGACGCCTGCGGTGGAGGTGTCGTCGTGGGCCCCGGCGACCACGGTCGCCGCGCTGGGGGCGGCGGGCTTCGTCCCGGCCTGGTGTCGCTCCGTGCTCGCCGTCGACGTGCGGGACGTCGTCGCGGACCCGCCGTCGCCCGGGCCGGGTGGGCGCTCGGTGGAGGTCGTCGCGGTGGGAGACGACACCGCGCTGGCCGCGTGCGCCGCGGACGTCATGGTCGACGAGACGCTGCGGGCGGGCGGCGACCGCACCACGAGCGACGAGTTCATGGCCGCGGACTTCTCCTCCCCCGGGGCCACACAGCTGCTCGCGACGCTCGACGGGGAGCCGGTCGGCTGCGGCTCGCTGTGGGTCGTCGAGGACGCCGGCACACGCACGGGGTGGTTGGGAGCGGCGGCGACGGTCCCGTCGGCTCGCGGGCGGGGCGTGCAGACGGCGCTGGTCCGGCACCGGCTCCGCCTCGCCGCCGCAGCCGGCTGCGACCTCGCCGCCGCCACCGCCTCGGTCGGCTCGACCTCGTCGCGGGTGCTGAGCCGCTGCGGCTTCGGCCTGGTCCAGGACCAGTGGGTGGTGCAGCGGGCCTGA
- a CDS encoding alpha/beta fold hydrolase gives MDVDAVAGLGVRRWGSSSGRDPVVLALHGLTSTSAVWADLARRLASGVVAPDLPGRGASVDVRAAPGLPGLAAAVLRVADDLGLERVVVVGHSMGAFLAPLVVAGLGDRAVGTVLLDGGAAPERSPLHRPLVVRTLVGLQMRRLVRDWEDVEAYTAAAEGRAAAGRADLRDGLHAWSEAVLRPHEGALRPALDPRRVVADAVDSLCRPPHLPLLQRTAAPVHLVAAVHGADEARGPFLSDRAVAAAARLLPRLTWERAQATHATMLFDPAIATSVARVADGGRDLPR, from the coding sequence GTGGACGTGGACGCCGTGGCCGGCCTCGGTGTCCGCCGCTGGGGGTCCTCGTCGGGCCGCGACCCGGTGGTGCTGGCCCTGCATGGCCTGACCAGCACGTCAGCGGTGTGGGCGGACCTGGCCCGTCGTCTCGCCTCGGGCGTGGTCGCTCCCGACCTGCCCGGTCGCGGTGCGTCGGTCGACGTGCGGGCGGCACCGGGACTGCCAGGGCTCGCGGCGGCCGTCCTGCGTGTGGCGGACGACCTCGGGCTCGAGCGGGTCGTGGTGGTCGGTCACTCCATGGGCGCGTTCCTGGCGCCGCTCGTCGTGGCCGGGCTCGGGGACCGGGCAGTGGGCACTGTTCTGCTGGACGGGGGCGCCGCGCCGGAGCGCTCGCCGTTGCACCGGCCCCTCGTCGTGAGGACCCTCGTGGGTCTCCAGATGAGGCGCCTCGTCCGCGACTGGGAGGACGTCGAGGCCTACACCGCGGCGGCGGAGGGCCGGGCGGCCGCCGGCAGAGCGGACCTGCGCGACGGCCTCCACGCGTGGTCGGAGGCCGTCCTCCGTCCCCACGAGGGGGCGCTGCGCCCCGCGCTGGACCCCCGCCGCGTCGTGGCCGACGCCGTCGACAGCCTCTGCAGACCCCCGCACCTGCCGCTGCTGCAGCGCACCGCGGCCCCGGTCCACCTGGTCGCGGCCGTGCACGGCGCCGACGAGGCCCGCGGGCCGTTCCTGTCCGACCGGGCGGTGGCTGCGGCCGCACGGCTCCTCCCGCGCCTCACGTGGGAACGTGCGCAGGCCACCCACGCCACGATGCTGTTCGACCCAGCCATCGCGACGAGCGTCGCCCGCGTGGCCGACGGCGGCCGCGACCTCCCTCGCTGA
- a CDS encoding VOC family protein: MVERMRCELFPGDLDVAVTFYVDVLGFTVERDERSSASPYVALERGTVHVGLARREEAVDVDHRRPPVGVELVLEVGDEVSDLVAARDRAVGAGWPLDEDLTARPWGLVDFRLLDPAGYYWRITTG; this comes from the coding sequence ATGGTGGAGCGCATGCGCTGCGAGCTGTTCCCCGGCGACCTCGACGTCGCCGTCACGTTCTACGTCGACGTCCTCGGCTTCACGGTCGAACGCGACGAGCGGTCGTCGGCCTCGCCCTACGTCGCGCTGGAACGCGGCACCGTCCACGTGGGGCTTGCTCGGCGTGAGGAGGCGGTCGACGTCGATCACCGACGTCCACCGGTCGGGGTCGAGCTCGTCCTCGAGGTCGGCGACGAGGTCAGCGACCTGGTCGCAGCCCGCGACCGGGCGGTCGGCGCCGGCTGGCCCCTCGACGAGGACCTGACCGCACGACCGTGGGGGCTGGTCGACTTCCGCCTGCTCGACCCGGCCGGCTACTACTGGCGAATCACGACCGGATGA
- a CDS encoding dihydrofolate reductase family protein: protein MSSAPQLGRPGMHTITVVENVSLDGVAQAPASPEEDRRGGFEHGGWAFQHLASDPEAMERAMSGEPAAAMLLGHRTYDQLVGHWLSTPDDNPFTELLRTTPKHVATRDATVDLPHPNSHRLVGEATQTVAALKEHGEGELVVLGSLALVRDLTAAGLVDRFVLTTIPVVLGSGARLFEGSHVTLEVEQTWASERGAVVATYRVAR, encoded by the coding sequence ATGAGTTCTGCGCCCCAGCTCGGTCGACCCGGCATGCACACGATCACCGTCGTCGAGAACGTCTCGCTGGACGGCGTCGCCCAGGCGCCCGCGTCCCCAGAGGAAGACCGCCGGGGAGGCTTCGAGCACGGCGGGTGGGCGTTCCAGCACCTCGCCTCCGACCCCGAAGCCATGGAACGGGCCATGTCCGGTGAGCCGGCCGCCGCCATGCTGCTCGGCCACCGCACCTACGACCAGCTCGTCGGGCACTGGCTCAGCACCCCGGACGACAACCCCTTCACCGAGCTGCTGCGGACCACGCCGAAGCACGTCGCCACCCGGGACGCGACCGTCGACCTGCCCCACCCGAACAGCCACCGCCTCGTGGGTGAGGCCACCCAGACCGTCGCCGCACTCAAGGAGCACGGTGAGGGGGAGCTCGTCGTCCTGGGCAGTCTGGCGCTGGTCCGGGACCTGACCGCGGCCGGGCTCGTCGACCGGTTCGTGCTCACCACCATCCCGGTCGTACTCGGCTCCGGCGCCAGGCTCTTCGAGGGCAGCCACGTGACGCTGGAGGTCGAGCAGACCTGGGCCTCGGAACGAGGCGCCGTGGTCGCCACCTACCGGGTGGCACGCTGA
- a CDS encoding TetR family transcriptional regulator encodes MSVSKPTARQGRRGPAPSRSKSEVGRAAVQLADRSGLAAVSIRSVAEQVGLTPTALYRYVGSKDDLVEAMVDLALEDLSLSMPTGDITEDLTDLVRAQVDVMRAHPWLVETLPTVRPGPAAVAVLEAGLQILADEPATSTAKLELLGMLTGAASLFARATTSPPAGTVEALAAAARTHPHLATAFADSRPPAADGDLLSRTVDALVLGLLR; translated from the coding sequence GTGAGCGTGAGCAAGCCGACTGCGCGGCAGGGTCGGCGGGGACCCGCGCCAAGCCGCTCCAAGAGCGAGGTGGGCCGGGCCGCGGTGCAGCTCGCCGACCGTTCCGGCCTCGCCGCGGTGAGCATCCGCTCCGTCGCCGAGCAGGTCGGGCTGACCCCGACCGCGCTCTACCGCTACGTCGGTTCCAAGGACGACCTCGTCGAGGCCATGGTCGACCTCGCGCTGGAGGACCTGTCCCTCTCGATGCCGACGGGCGACATCACGGAGGATCTGACCGATCTCGTCCGCGCCCAGGTGGACGTCATGCGGGCGCACCCGTGGCTGGTCGAGACCCTGCCCACAGTCCGGCCGGGACCCGCCGCGGTCGCCGTCCTCGAGGCAGGGCTCCAGATCCTCGCCGATGAACCTGCGACCAGCACGGCGAAGCTCGAGCTGCTCGGGATGCTGACCGGCGCCGCATCCCTCTTCGCACGCGCGACGACCAGCCCACCTGCGGGAACCGTGGAGGCTCTTGCGGCCGCGGCACGCACACACCCGCACCTCGCCACCGCCTTCGCCGACTCGCGCCCGCCGGCTGCCGATGGAGATCTCCTGAGCAGAACGGTCGACGCCCTGGTGCTGGGCCTCCTCCGCTGA
- a CDS encoding alpha/beta fold hydrolase: MRDQWVSDGRGGSFRVRSVGQGPPVVVLHGGGIDSREYERFARALGEHCSVHLYDRRGRPGAPPLGPGHTVEVDVDDLARVLDHVGATRVIGHSGGAFVAARAALRLPVERLAVYDPGISIDGSVATAWFEPYRQAMRSGDTLRAMALVGAGADPDGAAARLPLPLQIAVLRLFVRTPVGRRMREQLPTVETEVGQIIANDAPAEAYAGITATTLLAHGARSASYFGDVCEALAAALPDGSALRIPRASHNAMNIARPAFVEPFAQFLTARTTHTS, from the coding sequence GTGCGGGACCAGTGGGTGTCCGACGGGCGCGGCGGCAGCTTCCGGGTCCGCTCGGTCGGGCAGGGCCCTCCCGTGGTCGTGCTCCACGGCGGTGGCATTGACTCCCGTGAGTACGAGCGGTTCGCCCGCGCCCTCGGGGAGCACTGCTCGGTGCACCTGTACGACCGAAGAGGCCGGCCCGGCGCTCCACCTCTCGGACCGGGCCACACCGTGGAGGTCGACGTCGACGACCTCGCACGCGTGCTGGACCACGTCGGTGCCACGCGCGTGATCGGGCACTCCGGCGGAGCGTTCGTGGCGGCGCGCGCCGCGCTCCGCCTGCCTGTGGAGCGCCTGGCTGTCTACGACCCGGGCATCTCGATCGACGGATCGGTCGCGACGGCGTGGTTCGAGCCGTACCGGCAGGCGATGCGCTCCGGCGACACGCTGCGGGCGATGGCGCTGGTGGGCGCGGGGGCGGACCCCGACGGAGCTGCCGCGCGACTGCCGCTCCCGCTGCAGATTGCGGTCCTCCGCCTGTTCGTGCGGACGCCGGTCGGCCGACGCATGCGGGAACAGCTGCCGACGGTGGAGACCGAGGTCGGGCAGATCATCGCGAACGACGCCCCCGCCGAGGCCTACGCCGGCATCACCGCCACCACGCTGCTGGCCCACGGCGCCAGGAGCGCCTCCTACTTCGGCGACGTCTGCGAGGCGCTCGCCGCAGCACTGCCGGATGGGTCCGCTCTGCGCATCCCACGTGCGTCCCACAACGCCATGAACATCGCCCGGCCCGCCTTCGTCGAACCCTTCGCCCAGTTCCTCACCGCACGCACCACACACACCAGCTGA